CAGGCCATCGCCGTGGCTTTCGGCGGCGTCGTAGGCAAAGCCAAGCGCCTCATGCACGGAAAGATCTCATCGATTACGACCGACGGGAAGCGCATTTTTTCGGGGATCAAGAGCCCATTCGACGCCATGCGCTACCACTCGCTGGCGGTCGCTCGAAACCCGCTGCCCGCCTGCTTGGAAGTGACCGCGGAATCCGAGGACGGCGAAATCATGGGCATCCGCCACAAGGAATACCCCGTCGAAGGAATCCAGTTCCATCCGGAATCCATCATGACGCTTGTGGGAAAGCGCATCCTCAGAAACTTTTTGCGGGACGCGGGAGCGCTCTGAAAAGCCGTTTCCCATCGGATTCCCAGGAGGCGATGGAGGGACCGGTTTACCGGCGATCCAACGGGAGTGCCGGAAGATGGAACGCCAAGGAAAGGAGTGGACCGAGGTGACCATGTTTCAAGAGAGCCTTCGCCGGATCGTTCGCAGGGAGGACCTGGAGGAAGAAACCATGACAGCCGTCATGGATTCGCTCATGTCCGGGGAGATCACCGAATCCCAGATCGGGGCCCTCATGGCGGCGCTGGCCACCAAGGGTGAAACGTTTGCGGAGCTTGCGGGCGCGGCCCGGGCCATGCGCCGGAAGGCGCAGCGGGTCCAGGTGTCG
This is a stretch of genomic DNA from Desulfoglaeba alkanexedens ALDC. It encodes these proteins:
- a CDS encoding anthranilate synthase component II, whose amino-acid sequence is MVVMIDNYDSFTYNLVQYLQMLGSDVRVIRNDAASVREILSWNPKAVVISPGPGRPEDAGVSVALIRESNGSVPILGVCLGHQAIAVAFGGVVGKAKRLMHGKISSITTDGKRIFSGIKSPFDAMRYHSLAVARNPLPACLEVTAESEDGEIMGIRHKEYPVEGIQFHPESIMTLVGKRILRNFLRDAGAL